In Mytilus edulis chromosome 4, xbMytEdul2.2, whole genome shotgun sequence, the following proteins share a genomic window:
- the LOC139521004 gene encoding uncharacterized protein isoform X2, translated as MMSENLQIFEGLTAWFSESVSTERKTKWKDKGGKQADFDSAQFIFSENADSKDTKQIFQSSAYRDEHLAVFHAKYISDSTKVPSQKIPVGKYFLPPKEIQNLVRKQMKYIWDDTDSGVSSEEEDNGKAIDVHTGEYIQHTDLMSKKDNYIKKSDKQRLDGKKEPKATPSKKRQNASILANSPEEKSKRHNDSIVHKPQSNSDKRKSNEDVQNYSVRKRTPKNYSDLPNIDVGDIVLDNTDKTTMESHPTTNGHSSQTMGQHNQDFFCIDDLPKVTSEMEDLIPGQNGFEVVSKS; from the exons AGGATAAAGGAGGAAAACAAGCTGATTTTGATTCTGCACAATTTATATTTAGTGAAAATGCAGACAGTAAAGATACTAAACA aatatttcAAAGCAGTGCCTATAGAGATGAACACCTTGCAGTCTTTCATGCAAAGTATATTTCTGATTCAACAAAAGTGCCATCACAGAAAATACCAGTTGGAAAATATTTCTTACCTCCAAAAGAAATACAGAATT TGGTAAGGAAACAGATGAAGTACATTTGGGATGATACAGACAGTGGAGTATCCAGTGAGGAGGAG GATAATGGAAAAGCAATTGATGTTCATACTGGTGAATATATACAGCATACAGACTTAATGTCCAAGAAAGACAATTATATAAAGAAAAGTGACAAACAAAGACTTGATGGGAAGAAAGAACCAAAAGCAACACCATCTAAAAAAAGACAGAATGCTTCAATATTAGCTAATTCACCAGAGGAAAAATCAAAAAGACATAATGATTCTATAGTACATAAACCACAATCAAATAGtgataaaagaaaatcaaatgaAGATGTGCAAAATTACAGTGTCCGCAAAAGGACTCCCAAAAACTACAGTGATTTACCAAATATTGATGTGGGAGATATTGTGCTAGATAACACTGATAAAACAACAATGGAATCTCACCCCACAACAAATGGACATTCTAGTCAGACGATGGGTCAACATAATCAAG atttctTTTGCATTGATGATTTACCAAAAGTCACAAGTGAAATGGAAGATCTCATACCTGGACAAAATGGATTTGAAGTAGTGTCAAAGTCATGA
- the LOC139521004 gene encoding uncharacterized protein isoform X1: MMSENLQIFEGLTAWFSESVSTERKTKWKDKGGKQADFDSAQFIFSENADSKDTKQIFQSSAYRDEHLAVFHAKYISDSTKVPSQKIPVGKYFLPPKEIQNLVRKQMKYIWDDTDSGVSSEEEDNGKAIDVHTGEYIQHTDLMSKKDNYIKKSDKQRLDGKKEPKATPSKKRQNASILANSPEEKSKRHNDSIVHKPQSNSDKRKSNEDVQNYSVRKRTPKNYSDLPNIDVGDIVLDNTDKTIMDSHPTTNGHSSQTMGQHNQDFFCIDDLPKVTSEMEDLIPGQNGFEVVSKS; the protein is encoded by the exons AGGATAAAGGAGGAAAACAAGCTGATTTTGATTCTGCACAATTTATATTTAGTGAAAATGCAGACAGTAAAGATACTAAACA aatatttcAAAGCAGTGCCTATAGAGATGAACACCTTGCAGTCTTTCATGCAAAGTATATTTCTGATTCAACAAAAGTGCCATCACAGAAAATACCAGTTGGAAAATATTTCTTACCTCCAAAAGAAATACAGAATT TGGTAAGGAAACAGATGAAGTACATTTGGGATGATACAGACAGTGGAGTATCCAGTGAGGAGGAG GATAATGGAAAAGCAATTGATGTTCATACTGGTGAATATATACAGCATACAGACTTAATGTCCAAGAAAGACAATTATATAAAGAAAAGTGACAAACAAAGACTTGATGGGAAGAAAGAACCAAAAGCAACACCATCTAAAAAAAGACAGAATGCTTCAATATTAGCTAATTCACCAGAGGAAAAATCAAAAAGACATAATGATTCTATAGTACATAAACCACAATCAAATAGtgataaaagaaaatcaaatgaAGATGTGCAAAATTACAGTGTCCGCAAAAGGACTCCCAAAAACTACAGTGATTTACCAAATATTGATGTGGGAGATATTGTGCTAGATAACACTGATAAAAC TATAATGGACTCTCACCCCACAACAAATGGACATTCTAGTCAGACAATGGGTCAACATAATCAAG atttctTTTGCATTGATGATTTACCAAAAGTCACAAGTGAAATGGAAGATCTCATACCTGGACAAAATGGATTTGAAGTAGTGTCAAAGTCATGA